Proteins encoded in a region of the Brassica napus cultivar Da-Ae chromosome C9 unlocalized genomic scaffold, Da-Ae chrC09_Random_7, whole genome shotgun sequence genome:
- the LOC125595196 gene encoding uncharacterized protein LOC125595196: protein MVRSLHLNSLVGRDEPLGSEEVDQADLLTRIQQAKSLDENLQKVALNDKTEYQITSNETILVNGRVSVPNSKGLKEEIMSQAHKSKFSVHPRLNKMYRDLKRYYHWVRMKTAEWVARCPTCQLLKAEHQVPNGML from the coding sequence ATGGTTCGGTCACTACATCTAAATTCCTTGGTTGGACGTGATGAGCCATTGGGATCCGAGGAAGTGGATCAGGCCGATCTACTTACCAGGATACAGCAGGCCAAGAGTTTGGATGAGAACTTGCAAAAAGTGGCTCTTAACGATAAGACGGAGTATCAGATCACAAGCAACGAAACAATCTTGGTGAATGGCCGAGTAAGTGTTCCAAACAGCAAGGGGcttaaagaagagattatgagtcagGCTCATAAGTCAAAGTTCTCAGTCCACCCCAGGCTGAAtaagatgtatagggatttaAAAAGGTACTATCACTGGGTAAGGATGAAAACAGCCGAGTGGGTGGCGAGGTGTCCTACTTGCCAGCTTCTGAAGGCCGAACATCAAGTGCCCAATGGTATGCTCTAG